The following proteins are co-located in the Patescibacteria group bacterium genome:
- the rpsR gene encoding 30S ribosomal protein S18 has protein sequence MNPPNTKQTTERYCNFCVNKDIVIDYKNTDMLKRLVSSFGKIVPRKRSGVCAKHQREVATEIKRARIIGLLPFVNA, from the coding sequence ATGAATCCCCCAAACACTAAACAAACAACGGAACGGTACTGTAACTTCTGCGTGAACAAGGACATCGTGATCGACTACAAGAACACGGACATGTTGAAGCGCCTGGTTTCCTCTTTTGGAAAGATCGTGCCTCGCAAGCGCTCTGGCGTTTGTGCCAAGCACCAGCGCGAAGTAGCGACTGAGATTAAGCGCGCACGCATCATCGGTCTTCTCCCATTCGTAAATGCTTAA